The genomic segment GAGTTCTTCACAATCTTCGAAGTGATCCGTTCAGTTCAATTTTTGTGCCTCCAAAATTTCCTTCCTCACTTGTGCAAACGAAGAAACAGCCCCGTTGCGTTGACCAAGTTGTCGCGTGAACCAAGTTGCCATCGTCTTCGACTCGGATCAACGCGATCGCCGAGCACTGACCCGACAACCGAAGTCGGATCGTTGCTTTCTCGATTAGACCGTTTGTCCTCGTCCACGATACCCGAAGATTCCGTCCGTTGGTCGGACGTTTATCAGAACGTCACTTTCTTCCCGATATCGCTGCGCCAAGCTTCGTCGGAACGTTTACGAGACTCTATGCCACACGAAACTGGGTAtaacatctatgattcatacgAATAGCAGCACAGTTCCCGGTGAAGATTCCGGTTGTTCGCAGAGCGGGGCAAGAATAGCGACGGAAAGCGTTCGCGTGCTGTACAGCTGATCACTTTTTCGCGATCAACCTTCGACGGATCGCGCGATCCGCTTGAAACGACACGTACGCTCACCGCCGCCGCCTCGACGATCGAATCTCTCACACCCTCGATCCTCGGGTGCTCCATTCATCCAGTGTCGATCTCCATCGAGAGCGAAAGAAAGCCCGCGGTAAGAACGAACTACCTTCGTCGCCAGCTCCTTTCCCCGCCACCTCGGACCCAGTGTGTGCACGTGGATAATTTATAGGTATGATTATACAGGCGTATTTACGCGTTTTACACCAGCGTCGAACGCGACGTGATGGGGGACGGATTGAGCTCGGTGAAAAACACACAGGCGCTTCATTAAATCGCTCGATCCATAGAAAAGGATAAGTACAAATGGTACCGCGCGCCGATGGTAGCGTTCACTTTTCGTGGAGTCCTCCGGCTTCTCTTCTGCCGCCGCGTTTTCCTCCGTTTCGATctccttctttcttttcttttttttttttatcacggCTCGCGATCCTGTTTCAGTCAACCGTGGACGACGATGGCGTCGCTGGGGAATAAAGTGGATGAGCAAGTCGCCAAGGTGCCGCAGCAGAACGGAGGCGGCTGCAGGAGCGAGGAGCTCCAACTGGAGGACATCGCGGATAATAATAACGAGGTAAGAGACGGCTAGACGTAATCGGTGCTCGATATTCCGTTTTTTTGTTCTTTCGCGACGCTACGATGTGTAATATTGTATAAGACGTGGCTCAGTAGTCAGACTACTTTAATATTTTTCTTCTTCACGACTTGGTGAACTTTCAGTGAATAATGTCTCTCGGTTCCTTTCATTCGTTATTCGTTGAAAAGCGTGCGAAAGTGGAGAATAAGCGTTGCTGGCGGAGTGTGAGCGCGAGTCAGCGAGGTGCGGCAATTTTTGAAAGGTACCGCCGAAGGAAAGCGCGGCCGTCGCGACAGCCTTCGAAACTTGCGAAACGTCTACTTCGGCAGTTCTGCAGGGAGATTAAAAACAATCGCTGGGCGTATATCGGTTGCACGGGGCTAAAAATACACGTAGCAATTGATGCGTCGGCCCTCCAACTCGGACTGAATTGGTATCAGCGTCGCGAGGCTGATAACTCGTCGGAGTTTTGGGTCACGCGCGGTCCAGCGGAACGCGAAAGTCGCTGGGCTGGCCGGTTTTGGCGCTCTTAGCCTTGAACTCGAGCACTTTGTGAATTTCCACGGGCGTCGGAACGCCTTTCGTTCTCCATGGCGTTCGCCAGCGAGCCGAATCTTTCCTCCTCCGCGACCTTCGACCACTGTCTCGTAAATTAGAAAACGTTTCTTCTACTCCCGCTGGCAGCCTGTGCTCGAAGCCTCGAACGATCTCGCGGCGAGGGGCGAAGGGGTCGTAGATGCAGGAAGCGAAAAACGGATCCGTCGTCCCCGTCTGCGAGCGTTACTGCTCGTTAATATGATAATCGAAGCAGAAGTTCGTGGGCGCTTTAGAGGCGACCGTTGAAAGAAGTTTTCTCGCGAGATTCACGCGAGCTACTTATTGTTGACAGGGCATCGAGGTCGAGATGGTGGTGCCACCGGATGGAGGCTGGGGTTGGGTGATCGTCGCTGCCTCTTTCATGTGCAACGTCTTCGTGGATGGCATCATCTTTAGCTTCGGTGTCTTCCTGAACGATATCTCGAAAGCTTTCGAGGTGTCCAAGGCGAGAGTGGCTCTGGTTGGCTCGTTGCAGTCTGGATTCTACCTTATGGCTGGTCAGTGACAAGGAAATGTAAATCTTCTCTAACACCTGCTAGTCCAATAACGTCAAATTTAATTTTGCTTATCATCTGTCTCTCTCTATTCTTGTTTCGAGTAGAACGACAACTAGACGATTAATTTAATGCTTGCTGGAACTAATCAGCGTTACCACGACTTTGTTCACAGGACCATTCGTGTCTGCGTTGGCCAACAGGTACGGCTTCCGCCTGGTCGCCATCCTTGGAAGCGTGATAAGCTGCAGCGCTTTCGTTCTTTCGTACTTCAGCACCTCCATCGAGTTCCTTTATATCTCTTACGGCGTGCTTGGTAAGTTCTTATCCTATTTATAGGATGGAGCGTCTAGGAGGGTATTTAACGGCTACCGTGGCAGTCGGAAGCTCGAGAATGTCGTTAAACTCGAACACGCACGATTCCAAGGCTTTTCCATGTTCCTCGATGCGTCTTTGTCTCCGACAATCCTCCCGGACACAAGTCAGACGAAGATTTATGTAAACCCTGATATTCCACCCTGTACGCGCTATTCCGAGGCGAACTTTCTACTGTCTCAACGGAAAAGTTTCCCTCTAGCCTAGCGTTCCATTTCGTATGTAAAGAACGTTCCCCTTTCGAGACGCGTGAACGACGCCTCGTTGCATCCTCTCTTTATTCCGATCGAAATCCAGGAAAGAGATTCAACTTCGATATCTGAATTGTTGCAAATCTCTCGCCATCTGGCTGTTTACTTCACTAAGTAATCTTGAATAAAATAGTAACCATCAATTCTCCGTTACTTTTTAttcttttaaattaaatttaatttatttattctatTGTATCCTGTGATGTTGCGTTGTTGTTTTACTATTATAATAATGTTAAAAAATTGACGAATGTCGATTACAAGCACCTAGTGTTTAAACAGAGTTAGAAATTTTTCTTtaagggaagaacgtttcgcgtTGAAGAGGGTTAAATAAAAGTGGTATTTCTGTGTTGCATTGTCAGGAGGTATCGGGGCAGGCCTGATTTACGTGCCGGCTGTGATAACTACCGGGTTTTATTTTGAAAGATGGCGAGCATTGGCCACCGGGATCGCTGTCTGCGGATCCGGGAtcggcactttcttgctcgcGCCAATCTCAGACATGCTAATCAAGCAATTCGGTTGGAGGGGCGCGTTCCTTTTCCAAGCAGGTAACGAACGAGATTGATAGCGTGGGATCAGTCTTTGATCGAGATTTTGACGATTTCTTATTAATATCTTTGATCGagttaaatatttttatcgtaCGCGACAACACTTTCGAGAAAACACTATCTTTCCATTCAGAGACTGATCGAACATTTTCCATTCGATGATGTAGAAAGAAACGAATTGGAGATTGGATGATCGTTGCACGTGTTGCAGGAATGTTATTGAATTGCGCTATTTTCGGCGCTATGTTCCGTCCATTGAAACCAACGCGGATCAAAGTGAAATCTACCCCAGAAAACGCCGGTTTAGAAGCGAAGAACGGGCTGATGGCGAGGGGGGTGTCCACGGCGTCGCTGCATTGTGTGCAACAGGGAAGAAGCGGGTTCTTCGGGACCAACAACAATACCGAATACCCTACGGCTGCTGAGCTGCTTGGTAGCAATCCCAACGTAGTGAAGTAATACTCGAATTCCTTTTCTCTATTTTATTTGTACATTTTCACGTAAAAGCAATAACAGACAATTTACTAAATTGCGTAACCGCAGTGTTCTCACATTctaacgaaaaaaagaaaacaacgtGAGACTGTCGTTGCGACACTACGCGACACTAACTACTAATTTGTCGAGTCATGTTCTGCAAATGATCTGTAACGAACCATGTGATCGAAGTAACCGCGTATATGGGAAAGAAGAAAGGACAGATTTCGTGCAAGAAACAAATATTTGAACAGTTTTGTCGTAAAATTGTACAAAGCGGggctacgtttgcagatgtttccgtttcTCGCTCGAGAGATACGAGACGCTTTAAAAATAACTAGAGGGTAGTTTTAAAGGGAGCAGTTTAACAAACTCTCGCCGAGGGTGGTGAAACCGAGAGAAGTGCCGGGAACGAGTGGCAAGTCTGTAAACTCGGGGAAATAGAAGAAACATTAAACCGCGAGGCGTAGCGCGAGAAGGGTGGGTTACCCAGTGGCCGCTGATTTCAGAAACTTGTTGTTGCAGCGCTTCGAAATCCCTGCACTCGCTTCACAAAGTCCACGTGGAGTTGCGTACACTCGAGAGGAAGCTGAGTAGCTCCGAGAAGCGTCTCTCCGTCCCGATCTACCCCGATTTGGACGTAACCGTGGACGACAAGAACGTCGAGGAGGAGAATAATCTCCTCGGTGGAGATGTGGAACGGCTGAATGGCAAAGTGCCCACTGTGAGTgtgaaacattgattttacGTTCGTCTAATTCGAGTGGAATCGAAAAGAGGAGACCGTCCATCATTTTATTACCACGTAAATAGTTAATTGTCATGTTGAACGAGTGGTTCCGCGAGCATTTCGAACGATCAAAACCGTTTTCTCTCAGGGATGATCAACAATTGGTTTTAACAGGATATTTGGGAAAATATATGTATTTTGGGGTCGCATAGCGGAACGTTTTATGGCGTAGTCGGTGCCAGAAGGATCCATTTAATTGCAATAACGGTATGTCCTGGTTAAATAAAGGGAGGAAATTGTTGGCAGATCCGCAGGCACACGATCAGCGGTAGACGAGTACGCGCGGACTCGGACTGCAGCCAGAAATCGTTGAAAGTGGGCAACAGGCGGAACCCTTTCAGCAAGGATCCACAGAGACCGTTCTACAGGGACGATATCTTTTATGGCGGCTCACTGAACAGACTGCCGCATTACAAGTCCCAGGTAGGATATACGCAGATACGAAAGCGATATTAAAAGTATAAACGCAACAAAAATGTGCATTCAAGTCGTATCCGCGAGAGTAATGAAAACAGGCTAATGGAGGATCGAGGATTAAAAAGCAAAAAGTTGTTTCCTTCAAGAAAACTCGTTTTAGATTAGCAAGAATGGAGGAATTTAAAAACGTTTGACAATCCATTTTCACAGCAATCGTCCGTGGGTTATCACATGTCCGTCACACGTTTGCCTACAACGACGGACGTAGCCGAGGAGGAAAGCGGAAGCTGTTACATCTGCCCTGAGAGCGTCCGTCGAATCCTGAAGACGATGCTCGACTTGAGCCTTCTGAAAAGTCCCTCTTTCTTGATCCTGGCTATCTCCGGTGGACTTACGATGATGGGCTTCTACACACCCTTCATGTACGTCTCAGGTATTGTATCGCACTTCATCAAATTGTTCCCTCCTTATTCTTCGACAAAAGCTTCAATACTTTTCTCTGTACCTTTCGTGGTACTTAAACATTgttatatcgcactgattagAAAAACTGGAGCATTTAAATAGCAACGCTCGATCCTTTCTCCACAGATCGAGCCAAATTGGCAGGCATCGAGGACTCCACTGCAATGTTCCTTGTCTCTGTGATCGGTATCGGGAATACCATTGGACGTGTGGTCTGTGGATTGGCCAGCAGTCTGCCAGGAGTTAACGCGTTGGTCGTCAACAATATATTCATCAGCGCTGGCGGACTATTGACCATTCTGTCCGGTTTATCTCTGTCTCGAGGCTTTCAATTCTTTTACGCCGCTGGTTTTGGTCTCAGTATATGTAAGTGCATCGACGTGCTTTTCATTTCTAAGGAACTTTAAAAACCAAATATCGAGTGTTTAATTGGACCTTTTTTTGTTCGTCAGCTGTGTTCGCCTCTCTAAGATCGATCATCGTGGTAGACCTGTTGGGTCTGGAGAAACTGACCAACGCTTTCGGATTGCTTCTTCTCTTTCAAGGCGTGGCGGCTGCCATAGGCGCGCCTCTCGCAGGTGATTAGAAAATATCGATTCCTTTGTCGGTAGAGGCGTTACACGTCAATCCGCATTATTCTACTTTGCCATAACATGTTTTGTTGTTGGGCGTTAAAGTAACGGCTAACTAATGCCGTTTTAATCGTTCAATTAATTACCATAAATGATCCGGCTTTTCATACGAGTCACCAATGAAAATGATCGAGATATATTTATGAAACGCGAACGCGATCACGCAATCGTGCATTTTGAAAGCAGAAAACGAGATCAATTTTGATATTATTCGTCTAATTAAATGCACAACGTTACGATTGCCCAAGCGAATCGAGTCATTACATCAGTATAGAATCATCGTGAAAGAACGATGTCAGCCGACTGTTGAAACCGTTTGATAAGTAGACACTAGGGGGTTATCTAATCGGCCTCTCCGAGTATAAGCAATTTGGCGATGCTAGCCGTGAAAAAAAAAGCGCTCAATAACAATTTATCATCCCCATTAAACGTGGCAACAAATTGCTCGATGTTCTTTATCACCTTTCTcgatgaactctatcgctccaGAACGGAAACGTTCcaaaatgttttaaatatattaaaacgTAACTGCATTCCATCACTTAAACAAAATCGAACCCTTATTCTTTATTTTTCTAGACGTAGTGATTATCGTTTCTGTAACCATCGTTCACTTTATTTCAGGTGCCTTCATGGGTGCGACCGGAAGCTATAACGCCTCGTTCTACCTGTCCGGTAGCCTAATCTTCCTGTCGGCTGTGATCTGCTACCCGTTAAAGAGGGTCAGCGTGTGGGAGACGAAGAAGAGCGGCGGCAAGAGCAGCGACGATTCGTCCAAGTCTTGATCGACAACAGACACCAAACGGGACGCCGTAGACTGACTAGTCTATCACGTATTCTCGCTGTCGGCCGCCGCTGTGTGTTTGTACATACTAACGCGTAAATAATTTATAACAGGACCGTTCGAACACAAGGGCAGGCGTGATCATCGTGACATATACGaacggcagagagagagagagagagagagaaagggagaaagaggtAGAGAATCCGATCGATCTTAGGGATTGAAGAGAGTCCACTGGAGCCATATCCAGCCAGAGTGCAATAGGCGATTCCGCGGATTCACGAGGGGAAGTATACCGTCCAGACGGGGTTTCGACCTCACGGATAAGGGGGAATCGATTTTCATTCATGGGATCTATGGTTGAGGTTCGCATTCCCATGGAACGTGGCTCGTGCTTACTTCGTATTCGTTACGGCGCGTTGCACTATCCTCGCGACGCGACGTCTCGCACTGTTTTAATCGGTGACGTGCCTTTTCGCGTGTCTCTCGAGTCGTGAGACTTTTTAGATCGTTCGATGACGAAGGGTGTTCGCCGTTACGTGCCTTGCGTTTTCATCCGCAGATTTTTATTCGAACGTTCCCACGTTATACGTTACGGGGCTTTCGTCGTTGGTAGTACGACGGATCTCGCGAGTTGATTCTCGTCGAGGGCGTTCTAAGATTTAACGTAGACGGTCGTCGGTGGAAAGAAAGACGTCGTGAAATCATCATATTATCCAGAATTTAAACGCGTCGATCTATTTTTGCTATGACATTGTATCACCAAAAACTGCCACTCTCGCGTACCCTAGTTCTCCCCTAACAGCGTACACACGTATATCCATTCATCTTCGTGTACGTCTCGTATCGTCTTAATTGGAATGAAAGATATTTTGGGTGTCAGAGGCGCGAATAGAAGTTGAATGTTCTCGTTAAACGGGTTGGTCGCACCTTGCACTTCCGGAATGTCTTAGAGGGCGCGTTCCTATAATGAATAAGCAACGCACGACCATTGTACGCGGTACGGCGAAGGCGTATGTACTTGCATAAATGAGTACAGGTAATCTCGATAGACCGTGCATCTGTTCCGGTGCCGTGTTATTTATAGCGTTAATTAACTATTAACCGATATCCGGCAGCGTTGGCCCGGATGTTTGGTCCACCCTTAGGTTAAGGAAATGCTCAAAAATGAAATCCGTTCCTACTGTTCCTAATTAATATACGTACGTAGTATTTTTCTTTTATCTTCTTCTACTTTTTCTTTTCGTTCTAGTTTCATCCTCGTTTAAGGGTTCTCCGTCGTGTCATCAATCGTGCGATTGGTCCACGTCGATTGATAATTAGCTCGTCGAGACATTTCGTTCGTGACTTCGCTTAGAAGTGGAGAGGAGTAACTTTCGAGTTCACCTATTAATACGCTTCAAAGTTAATTTTCTCCACatgtatacacacacacacatgcacacgcaggagctttttatAGAAAGTATAAACGAAAGTAAATTACGTTGCGGCCCGCGTAAAATGTACGCCCGTACCTCGCAGACGATATTTCAAAACTCGAACGGATGAAATTTTACGGGCACCACGTTTTTCAACGGGCGTTCATCACTCACCGCGAGATAAATCAAATAGAAATTCATTTTTAATTCCGAGTTTTATCCCAAGAGAGGTGTCCACCTGTTACGATACACGCGCCGTTTCGAGTTTGCCAAGCACGAACGGGACGCGTCGATACTGGTCAGGGTGCGTGCACCCCGCGCGTGCAATCAGTGATCCGAACACGCGGTACCAAGCCACGGTACCACAcacacaaaaaaaaagaaaaaaattataaaaGTAACAAAGAAACGTGGATGGATACATTTTCGGATGGCTGACTCCTGTCCCACAGCCGAGCCTGTTAGTGGCACATTTTTTCCAGATGAGCTCCGATATATGATATTAATAGGCGACACGTGCCAAAAGCGATACTCTATGCGGTATAGCAGGTTAGTTTCGAGCTAATCGAGTCCCGTGGAAGTAGGATACGCGATTGGACTCGCTCTCAAGCAGACGTTTGATCGCGTGTCATCAGGCTGCTCGCCATGTGGCGTGTAGATTTTACGCGCCAGAACCGCTGCGAAACGACGCTGTTAcacaaatatgtaaatgcgtaaTTAGCTATTAAAAATGTGCAAGGATAAACTCTAGCCGGCAAACTTGTATTTTCTGCGCTGTTCCATCGACTTCTGCGTTTCTTCTATCCTGCCACTCCTATCGTTCAGGTACACCGCAATGTCGCTCGTGActgttataaattatttattagcCCGTGCGCGTAAACGTTCGCCGTGCGATCGCATTCTGTCCTTTATTACCAATTACGAGCGGACCGCTCGGgattaaatttattgcttcgagtgTCGCTTTCATCGCGTTCGTTCGACGCGTTTCGCTTGTTGGGGGGTCATTCGTCAAACGCATTGGAAAATTGCATCTCTCCTCGGACACTTCGCGCCGTGTTACGTCCTTTTAATGCCTCCGACAGCGAAGATTTTCGCTGCTACTTCCTTGAATCCTCTGGTTTTACGAtccagttaaaaaaaaaaggacgcgTCGCTTCGAGGAGACGAGGGTCTCTCTCGTCGTTTTCAGGTCCCTTAAAGGTTTCTCAAGATTACAGTGTTCCTTTTTTTACTAACTCCTTTTTATCACCATACATTAGTTTTACGCTTTTGGAATTTTAGTATCACTTTAGTTCACACTACGAAAAACGCTTTCTTGTTAGCCCAATATTTCTGTGAATTAAGTTACAATTACGGAAACGCCTTCCTAAAGCAGACAATTCATCTCGTTGGTGCATGAGAATTTCATACGCAAGTTCAACGTTACTCGCTCGGTGCGTGTTGGGATCCATAATGAAGCAACGGTGATACAGTTCAGGGGAACACGGGATCCATTTACCAGAGAAACAGATAAGTAACACCCACTAAACCAACCAGAGTTTCCCTGCTCTCCCAGCCGAGCAGCAAAATCAAAGCCACATTCCCAACATTCCCCAACAATTCTCACTGGAGATCAAATCGTGCTTAAAATCTCTGATAGCCCCGTTCCACTCCGTTTCGTCGATGAAAGTCCCGACGCGTTCACCCCCGAATGCTTGGCCCATCGCGTCGCAGTAGACGTGGTCAAAGAATCGCTGAGATTAGTTGAAAGAAGAAGGTCGCTCGACGAGGCGAGGAGCGTATTTAACGAACAGCAATAATTTATGCCCGGCCACGGCCGCGAGAGGAGAAAAGCAACGCGCCGTGTTCCTCCACCCGCTGCTACCTCGGCCTGGAACTCGTAAATACCGGAAAGGCTGGCAATTCGCTTTTACGGCTGTGGTCCTGGCTCCTCTGTGTCCGAATCACTCCTTTCGAACCGCTGTTACTCCTTCCCGACCGCCACGGACGGGGTAATTGAACAAAAAAATGCACCAGTGCCTGCGAGAATCACGGCACTTCGAATTTCTTGGTGATTCTGCTAATTTCACCGTTGGGACGTGCATCTCGAAGGATTCCTCCTTTCGTTCGTGATCCCAGGAAGTTGTATTCTTCATGCACCTCCGGTTCTACGGGTGAGCTTGATGGAATCGACGAAGTGGGTCTTTTCTTCTTCGTAAACTCGGGCAGAAAATGTAGGACCCGCGGTGAAGGAGGGTTTCTCCCTCGCGGAGTCGATTAAGAATTCGTCTGCCCTGGGGCTGACCCTCTTTCACGAGAGCAGACTCGAAAGCGGTTTTTGCAATCGGTTCTCTCACCATAGTACGATGTTTCGCTTTGATATTCGCTCCTCAACAAACTTTCCAGATCGTCAGGATCGATGAAGATCGTTCGTATAGCCTAATATACGATCTGCTTCCCGATAATGTGGGAACCACGTGGTCGTGCTTTATCGTGCAACAGTATTGATCTCGCTGAAACTCGTGGATAGCTTTCATCGATAATATTTCTCTGTACTGGACATGAATCTTGCGAGCATATCGTTTAACGATTAGAACGTACGAACGATGCCAAGTTCTTAATTGAAGAATCAAACTGTTAAACGCTCGAAGGTATCTGTGAATCCCCGAAGCAATTTACTCTTTCGAGTAAACGATCAATCCATAGCCGATTTCTTTCTTAAGTATTCCCAACCCCCGATACAACAACTCCTGCCACCATGCGAGGCAATTACCTCCCCCAAACTTGAGAGCGTAAACGCCACTCTAAACTGTTCCTGATGCACATTTTCTATCCATACAGCCGGTCCCGTTTCACCCATAGAATCGTCCTCTCGTGTTTTCGATCCACCTCGCAAACGGAACAAAAGGGACGAACAGGTGACGGTTGAAAGGAAAAAGGACATGGCAGACGGGTCCTCCATCCGCGCGATAGGACGAAAAGTCGAGCGACGCCGCGAATGAAAGGAGGGTATGGCGGGTAGAGGCGAACGCGAGGAAGGCGACGGTGTAAACGGCGAAAGGAGACGAGGGTTGGCTTTTCGCGGCGGTGTCTCGAAGGCAGAGCGGGGTCTCTGCTTCCGACTGCAGATACATTGCGACATGGAACCGGGGGTTAGTGTAGGGGGTTTCGTGGTGGCGCGAGAGGGGCGAAGGGACTAGCGTGGAGGGTGGTGGGCTGCTCGGGGCTCGAAAGGGGGATGAAATGCGCCGCGACGCGCTGCGGCGAAGCCAGACGGAGACGGGCTGAGTTTCTGCTCCGTATCCGCAGCATCCTGTCCCTCTGGCCTCTCTTTCTCGCCAGCTCGCATTCTTCATGCATCCCCTCCCTGCGCTCGCCCACCCCTTGCGTACGTTTTCGTTCCCTGTTCCACCTGACTTTACTCCATTTTCTCCTTTTCGCCCGAGCAACTTTCACTCCGTCCTCTTTCTTCCTATTTCCCTTCGTTTCACTTCTTCCGGCTGGCGTGACTCTCTGTCCCACGCGCCCCGGTTGTCTCGCTCTCGCCCTCGCCCCACGTAGATCCTCTCCTCTCTTTCCGTCCCGCCGTTTCCGGCTTTCTCCGTTTTCATCCCCCCGCGTCCTGGAACCGTCACGGTCCAGTCGAGTGTCGGCC from the Xylocopa sonorina isolate GNS202 chromosome 13, iyXylSono1_principal, whole genome shotgun sequence genome contains:
- the LOC143430335 gene encoding monocarboxylate transporter 14 isoform X1; the protein is MTHTQPWTTMASLGNKVDEQVAKVPQQNGGGCRSEELQLEDIADNNNEGIEVEMVVPPDGGWGWVIVAASFMCNVFVDGIIFSFGVFLNDISKAFEVSKARVALVGSLQSGFYLMAGPFVSALANRYGFRLVAILGSVISCSAFVLSYFSTSIEFLYISYGVLGGIGAGLIYVPAVITTGFYFERWRALATGIAVCGSGIGTFLLAPISDMLIKQFGWRGAFLFQAGMLLNCAIFGAMFRPLKPTRIKVKSTPENAGLEAKNGLMARGVSTASLHCVQQGRSGFFGTNNNTEYPTAAELLGSNPNVVNASKSLHSLHKVHVELRTLERKLSSSEKRLSVPIYPDLDVTVDDKNVEEENNLLGGDVERLNGKVPTIRRHTISGRRVRADSDCSQKSLKVGNRRNPFSKDPQRPFYRDDIFYGGSLNRLPHYKSQQSSVGYHMSVTRLPTTTDVAEEESGSCYICPESVRRILKTMLDLSLLKSPSFLILAISGGLTMMGFYTPFMYVSDRAKLAGIEDSTAMFLVSVIGIGNTIGRVVCGLASSLPGVNALVVNNIFISAGGLLTILSGLSLSRGFQFFYAAGFGLSISVFASLRSIIVVDLLGLEKLTNAFGLLLLFQGVAAAIGAPLAGAFMGATGSYNASFYLSGSLIFLSAVICYPLKRVSVWETKKSGGKSSDDSSKS
- the LOC143430335 gene encoding monocarboxylate transporter 14 isoform X2, translated to MASLGNKVDEQVAKVPQQNGGGCRSEELQLEDIADNNNEGIEVEMVVPPDGGWGWVIVAASFMCNVFVDGIIFSFGVFLNDISKAFEVSKARVALVGSLQSGFYLMAGPFVSALANRYGFRLVAILGSVISCSAFVLSYFSTSIEFLYISYGVLGGIGAGLIYVPAVITTGFYFERWRALATGIAVCGSGIGTFLLAPISDMLIKQFGWRGAFLFQAGMLLNCAIFGAMFRPLKPTRIKVKSTPENAGLEAKNGLMARGVSTASLHCVQQGRSGFFGTNNNTEYPTAAELLGSNPNVVNASKSLHSLHKVHVELRTLERKLSSSEKRLSVPIYPDLDVTVDDKNVEEENNLLGGDVERLNGKVPTIRRHTISGRRVRADSDCSQKSLKVGNRRNPFSKDPQRPFYRDDIFYGGSLNRLPHYKSQQSSVGYHMSVTRLPTTTDVAEEESGSCYICPESVRRILKTMLDLSLLKSPSFLILAISGGLTMMGFYTPFMYVSDRAKLAGIEDSTAMFLVSVIGIGNTIGRVVCGLASSLPGVNALVVNNIFISAGGLLTILSGLSLSRGFQFFYAAGFGLSISVFASLRSIIVVDLLGLEKLTNAFGLLLLFQGVAAAIGAPLAGAFMGATGSYNASFYLSGSLIFLSAVICYPLKRVSVWETKKSGGKSSDDSSKS